Genomic segment of Fundidesulfovibrio magnetotacticus:
TGACGGGGTGGTGGGCTGCTCCCGGGAAGTGCTTGAGCGTACGCTGCCCAAACGCAAGTCCAGGCCGCACATGGTCATCGTGAATGCCATTGATGTGCCTCTGGGCGGCTTCGAGTCTGCCCGGGAGGGCCACACCGACGCCCGGACCTCGCTGGCGCGGACGCTCGGGTTCGACCAAACCCGCCCCTTGGTTATCAACATCGGCAGACTCTGCCCGCAAAAAAATTTTCACCTGTTCCTTCAACTTATTAAATGTTTGTCTGGGATGAAATATGAGGGCCCGGAGGCAATGTTCCTCATCGCAGGCGAGGGACCGCTACGGGCTGAACTCGAGGCGGAAACCGACCGTCTAGACATCCGCAACAACGTACACTTCGCAGGCTTCGTGACGGACATGGACAGGCTCTACCGTGCGGCCGATCTCCTTATCCAAACCTCGACATGGGAAGGAACGCCCATGTGCCTTCTTGAGGCGCGAGCCCATGGATTACCCGTGATCGCCCCGGCCGTAGGAGGCAACGTGGACGTCGTGCGTGACGGCCTGGACGGGACGCTCTACCCCGTGAACGATCTCGCAGCACTAACTCGGGCGAGCGTCTCCTACCTGTGCGACCAGAACTTGCGCGAGGAGCACGGCCGCATGGCATTCGAACACACACGCCACGCCTTCGATCCCGGCCGATGGGCGAGGCGACACTTCAGTTTCTATCATCAGTTACGCCCTACTTTCAGGCTCAAGGAGCAGGGATGACGATGCGATCCCTGCTCGTACTCGATCAATGGGCAAGCCCGGACGCCACTGTAGGCACCAGCAAAAACTGGCTTTACGAAGGGCTAGGTCGGCGATTCAAAATGCGCTTGCTCAACGCCGACGGCGCCAATGTGCAGACCTCCAGGCGACTTTCCAGCCTTTCACGGGCGCTGCTGACCAACCCTTTGCATTGGAGGGAAGCCTACCACCACGAATTGGAATGGGAATCCAAAAGGCCAGCCTCCTTTCAAAAACGCACAACCCGCTTCCAACGCGCCTTGAACCGGCTCAACGGTCCTGTCGACGCCGTGCTTCAGATCGGCTGCCTGTTCGGCCCAGTGTGCAGGACGGACGCATTGCACGCATCCTACCACGACCAGACGGTAGCAATGGTGGAGCGTGGTTGGCGAGCTTGGCTTCCGCCTGAATTCCATCACATGAGGGATCGCTGGATGGAACTTGAGCGCAACGCCCTGGAATCACGCGACCTGATCCTGACATATAGTGAGGCGGCCAAACGTTCCATGATACATGACTATGGAATAGACGAGTGCAAGGTGCACGTCGCCCCCACTGCCTGCAAGATCGTCTACCCCGAGGAAGCGGCGGCGCGGTCTCCCAGACCTGGCCGCATAGTCTTTGCCAGCACTGATTTTCTTCGCAAGGGCGGAGACATCGTCTTGAAGGGCTTCCAGATCATGCGCCGCTCCAAGCCGGAATTGGAACTCGTACTGGTGGGGGGGGCGGTCAACGTCTCATTGCCCGAAGGCGCAAGGAATCTCGGGATGGTCCCCCACGAGTCGCTGGTCAAACTGTTTCTCAACAGTTCATTGATCCTACATCCGGCCAGACACGATGCCTTCCCCAATGTCCTCAAGGAAGCGATTGCCTGCGGATTGCCAGCTGTGGCCTCGGACTCGGCCGGAATCCCCGAGATCATCCATCACGGCAGGACCGGCATTGTATTGAATCAACCAACTCCCGAGTCCCTTGCTGACGCTTCCCTGGAACTCCTTACCGACACTGATCGACTTGATGGCATGCGCGAGGCATGCATAAAGG
This window contains:
- a CDS encoding glycosyltransferase family 4 protein; its protein translation is MTANQGEFKAHVVHLSFSGDFGGREKAASWLCRAMRQEGVFSMLYIVVETRNGSKRNSNLFNALGDTVSLCRFFQTHKRFSFSLVSQLYEALLEYDASILHCHCYKSLFYALLLKFTGRFSGPVVYTLHGIELPFGFGATLIKAFQRIGLHFADGVVGCSREVLERTLPKRKSRPHMVIVNAIDVPLGGFESAREGHTDARTSLARTLGFDQTRPLVINIGRLCPQKNFHLFLQLIKCLSGMKYEGPEAMFLIAGEGPLRAELEAETDRLDIRNNVHFAGFVTDMDRLYRAADLLIQTSTWEGTPMCLLEARAHGLPVIAPAVGGNVDVVRDGLDGTLYPVNDLAALTRASVSYLCDQNLREEHGRMAFEHTRHAFDPGRWARRHFSFYHQLRPTFRLKEQG
- a CDS encoding glycosyltransferase family 4 protein, yielding MTMRSLLVLDQWASPDATVGTSKNWLYEGLGRRFKMRLLNADGANVQTSRRLSSLSRALLTNPLHWREAYHHELEWESKRPASFQKRTTRFQRALNRLNGPVDAVLQIGCLFGPVCRTDALHASYHDQTVAMVERGWRAWLPPEFHHMRDRWMELERNALESRDLILTYSEAAKRSMIHDYGIDECKVHVAPTACKIVYPEEAAARSPRPGRIVFASTDFLRKGGDIVLKGFQIMRRSKPELELVLVGGAVNVSLPEGARNLGMVPHESLVKLFLNSSLILHPARHDAFPNVLKEAIACGLPAVASDSAGIPEIIHHGRTGIVLNQPTPESLADASLELLTDTDRLDGMREACIKDRELFHPDSCVERICSILDRSLDVRSKDISI